Proteins encoded by one window of Halosolutus gelatinilyticus:
- a CDS encoding zinc-binding dehydrogenase gives MASNETIVFDEPKSVEIRDRQRPDPGPGDVLIETNRTLVSTGTELTVLSGEYPDDSQWANHATYPFDPGYNNVGEIVEVGDDVEAVDVGQRVATYGSHAEYTVADADACRPIPDGVTDDEAAFFTIAEIVMNGVRRSDLTWGETAAVYGLGLLGQFAVRYCRLAGARPVAALDLASGRLEYLPEDGSVLPVDVGEADPETELREASGDRLADVVFEVTGNPNAITDELDVLRDQGRFVVLSSPRGETSFDFHDHCNAPSYRIIGAHNSSHPPVETPASPWTNHRHSELFFDLVQDGELRVDTLVSHRAEYADAASIYGALLEDRSDAMGVLLEW, from the coding sequence ATGGCAAGCAACGAGACCATCGTATTCGACGAACCGAAGTCAGTGGAGATCCGGGACCGTCAGCGGCCCGACCCGGGGCCCGGAGACGTCCTGATCGAAACCAACCGCACGCTCGTGAGCACCGGGACCGAACTCACCGTCCTGTCGGGCGAGTACCCCGACGACTCGCAGTGGGCGAACCACGCTACCTACCCGTTCGATCCCGGGTACAACAACGTCGGCGAGATCGTCGAGGTTGGCGACGACGTCGAGGCCGTTGACGTGGGCCAGCGGGTCGCTACCTACGGCTCTCACGCGGAGTACACCGTCGCCGACGCCGACGCCTGCCGTCCGATCCCCGACGGCGTCACCGACGACGAGGCGGCGTTTTTCACGATCGCGGAGATCGTCATGAACGGCGTCCGGCGGAGCGACCTCACCTGGGGCGAGACCGCCGCTGTGTACGGCCTCGGGCTCCTGGGACAGTTCGCGGTCCGATACTGTCGCCTCGCGGGCGCCCGGCCCGTCGCAGCGCTGGATCTCGCGTCCGGGCGACTAGAGTACCTTCCCGAAGACGGCTCCGTTCTCCCCGTCGACGTCGGCGAGGCCGATCCGGAGACGGAACTCCGTGAGGCGTCCGGCGACCGACTCGCGGACGTTGTCTTCGAAGTGACCGGGAATCCGAACGCGATCACCGACGAACTAGACGTGCTGCGCGACCAGGGTCGCTTCGTCGTGCTGAGCAGCCCGCGTGGCGAGACGTCATTCGACTTCCACGACCACTGTAACGCGCCGAGTTACCGGATCATCGGCGCTCACAACTCGTCGCACCCACCCGTCGAAACGCCGGCGAGCCCGTGGACGAACCATCGCCACTCCGAACTGTTCTTCGACCTCGTTCAGGACGGCGAGCTACGGGTCGACACGCTCGTCAGTCACCGTGCCGAGTACGCGGATGCGGCGTCGATCTACGGCGCGCTCCTCGAGGATCGGTCGGACGCGATGGGCGTCCTCCTGGAGTGGTGA
- a CDS encoding sulfatase family protein, translated as MNVLIIDIDSLRADHLGCYGCDRGTSPTIDELADEGIVFDNCYASDTPCLPSRTALATCRFGANSGVVTHYGDGQWYAHPGIGHDPDYDRPLSFRLLAEEGVHTASVSSFSQRHLAYHFSGSFQETIQPTATAGTTATEDCNDVTPIATDWIRRHADRDDWLLHVNYWDVHHPYDGIDEFVDPVRSSGPAPDWPDESALEEHRRTTGPRSATQWPTADAYDRSTGTDDLLDHGEWGMPVEFDDRAAVEHLVDGYDASIRKVDAEVTTLLEALEDAGIREETAVVVTADHGEALGEHGVYAEHALPHPPCQQVPMIISWPGETDEAAGCHVDEQVYQFDLMPTVCDLFDVPVPSGWDARSFAPALRGDAFDGRETIVSGHGIYTFGRAVYRGKWMYARFLHPGVFHYPGMYNDPDLPDGGRELLHDLDADPHMTTNLVEDRPEKAAELRSELDAWITDRVSDGWAERRPPSSRGTEPLATMTSWGPYLYVDPEATLVAYREGDWSENQVAAVERSLREYPRDRPPK; from the coding sequence GTGAACGTACTGATCATCGACATCGACTCGCTGCGAGCGGACCATCTGGGCTGTTACGGGTGCGATCGCGGGACGTCGCCGACGATCGACGAACTGGCCGACGAGGGTATCGTCTTCGACAACTGTTACGCGTCGGACACGCCCTGCCTCCCCTCGCGGACGGCACTGGCCACGTGCCGATTCGGCGCGAACAGCGGCGTCGTCACTCACTACGGCGATGGACAGTGGTACGCCCACCCTGGGATTGGGCACGATCCGGACTACGACCGGCCACTGAGCTTCCGACTGCTCGCCGAGGAGGGCGTCCATACCGCGTCCGTGAGTAGCTTCTCCCAGCGCCACCTCGCCTACCATTTCAGCGGGTCGTTCCAGGAGACCATTCAACCGACCGCGACCGCCGGGACGACCGCGACCGAGGACTGCAACGACGTCACGCCGATCGCGACCGACTGGATTCGACGGCACGCCGACCGGGACGACTGGCTCCTCCACGTCAACTACTGGGACGTCCACCACCCCTACGACGGAATCGACGAGTTCGTCGATCCGGTCCGTTCCTCCGGCCCGGCCCCGGACTGGCCGGACGAAAGCGCGCTCGAGGAGCACCGTCGGACGACGGGCCCTCGCTCCGCGACGCAGTGGCCGACGGCCGACGCTTATGACCGTTCGACGGGCACCGACGATCTGCTGGATCACGGCGAGTGGGGCATGCCGGTAGAGTTCGACGACAGGGCGGCGGTCGAGCACCTCGTCGACGGCTACGACGCGAGTATTAGGAAGGTCGACGCGGAGGTCACGACGCTCCTCGAGGCGTTGGAGGACGCCGGGATCCGCGAGGAGACGGCGGTCGTCGTCACCGCCGACCACGGCGAGGCGCTCGGCGAGCACGGCGTGTACGCGGAGCACGCGCTGCCGCATCCTCCTTGTCAGCAGGTACCCATGATCATCTCGTGGCCGGGCGAGACCGACGAGGCGGCGGGGTGCCACGTCGACGAGCAGGTGTACCAGTTCGACCTCATGCCGACCGTCTGCGACCTCTTCGACGTCCCCGTCCCCTCTGGCTGGGACGCCCGGTCGTTCGCTCCCGCGCTCCGGGGCGATGCGTTCGACGGCCGCGAGACGATCGTCTCCGGTCACGGGATCTACACGTTCGGACGTGCGGTCTACCGCGGTAAGTGGATGTACGCCCGGTTCCTCCACCCCGGCGTCTTCCACTACCCGGGGATGTACAACGATCCCGACCTGCCCGACGGCGGCCGCGAACTCCTGCACGACCTCGACGCCGATCCCCATATGACGACGAACCTCGTCGAGGACCGCCCGGAGAAGGCGGCCGAACTGCGCAGCGAACTCGACGCCTGGATCACCGACCGCGTCTCCGACGGGTGGGCGGAGAGACGACCGCCGTCCTCGCGGGGGACCGAACCGCTGGCGACGATGACGTCGTGGGGGCCGTACCTCTACGTTGATCCCGAAGCGACGCTGGTGGCCTACCGCGAGGGCGACTGGTCCGAGAACCAGGTCGCCGCAGTCGAACGGTCCCTACGGGAGTATCCCAGAGACCGCCCCCCGAAGTGA
- a CDS encoding sulfatase family protein gives MRILYIDVDSLRPDHLGCYGYQRDTSPNIDYLAERGRRFTNYYVSDAPCLPSRTALFSGRFGIHTGVINHGGVNAEVRPLGSDRGFRRNDAFDAWPKVLDEAGIYTAMISPFPKRHDAWHVLEGIQEYIDPGRNGMDRADEIYPLVEEWLDANAKSDDWFLHVNFWDPHVPYDTPTEYGNPFEDEPAPEWLTEDVIEAHYSGYGPHSAREVHGVPPGFGGDLDLPRVPATIGSQEDFKQYVDGYDVGIHYMDHYLGRIFDRLRDAGVFEDTVIVISADHGEQMGELNVYGDHQTADDKTTRVPLIVHGPNIEPGTDDGFHYQIDLAPTVTELVGGDVPERWDGQSFANSLTEGEDAGREYLVLSQGAWACQRSVRWDEWMLLKTYHDGFKGALEDTMLFDLEEDSHETTNLADDRPDVVAEGEAKLQRWHDERMREAAYGTNGGTPAAPRGVTDPMWEVIREGGPYHVRGRLKAYARRLRETGRERHAEELERRHG, from the coding sequence ATGCGAATCCTATACATCGACGTGGACTCGCTTCGTCCCGATCACCTCGGTTGCTACGGATACCAAAGGGACACGTCTCCCAACATCGATTATCTGGCGGAACGGGGACGCCGGTTCACCAACTACTACGTGTCTGACGCGCCCTGCCTCCCCTCTCGGACGGCGCTGTTCAGCGGCCGGTTCGGGATCCACACGGGAGTGATCAACCACGGCGGTGTGAACGCTGAGGTCCGTCCGCTCGGATCCGATCGGGGGTTCCGGCGCAACGACGCGTTCGACGCGTGGCCGAAAGTCCTCGACGAAGCGGGAATCTACACTGCGATGATCAGTCCGTTTCCGAAGCGCCACGACGCATGGCACGTGCTCGAAGGGATCCAGGAGTACATCGATCCGGGGAGAAACGGGATGGACCGCGCCGACGAGATCTATCCCCTCGTTGAGGAGTGGCTCGACGCCAACGCCAAATCGGACGACTGGTTCCTCCACGTCAACTTCTGGGACCCGCACGTGCCGTACGATACGCCGACCGAGTACGGCAACCCCTTCGAGGACGAACCGGCGCCGGAGTGGCTGACCGAAGATGTGATCGAGGCGCACTATTCGGGGTACGGCCCCCACAGCGCGCGAGAGGTCCACGGCGTCCCGCCGGGATTCGGTGGCGACCTCGACCTGCCCCGCGTGCCCGCAACGATCGGATCGCAAGAGGATTTCAAGCAGTACGTGGACGGCTACGACGTCGGGATCCATTACATGGATCACTATCTGGGGAGGATTTTCGACCGCCTCCGAGACGCGGGCGTCTTCGAAGACACCGTGATCGTCATCAGCGCCGACCACGGCGAACAAATGGGCGAACTCAATGTTTACGGCGACCATCAGACGGCGGACGACAAGACGACGCGCGTTCCGTTGATCGTTCACGGTCCAAACATCGAACCCGGCACGGACGACGGGTTTCACTACCAGATCGACCTCGCACCGACAGTCACCGAACTGGTCGGCGGTGACGTCCCCGAACGATGGGACGGCCAGTCGTTCGCTAACAGCCTGACCGAGGGCGAGGACGCGGGGCGGGAGTATCTCGTCCTCAGTCAGGGTGCGTGGGCATGCCAGCGGTCGGTCCGGTGGGACGAGTGGATGCTCCTGAAGACGTACCACGACGGGTTCAAAGGCGCCCTCGAAGATACGATGCTGTTCGATCTCGAGGAAGATTCCCATGAGACGACGAACCTCGCCGACGACCGCCCGGACGTCGTCGCCGAAGGGGAGGCCAAGCTACAGCGCTGGCACGACGAGCGGATGCGGGAAGCCGCGTACGGCACGAACGGCGGCACGCCCGCCGCTCCGCGTGGCGTAACCGACCCCATGTGGGAAGTAATCCGGGAAGGCGGCCCGTACCACGTCCGCGGTCGGCTGAAGGCGTACGCGCGACGCCTCCGCGAGACCGGCAGGGAGCGTCACGCCGAGGAACTCGAACGCAGGCACGGATAA
- a CDS encoding fumarylacetoacetate hydrolase family protein, translated as MTEIDDLDAPSENFLRGDADLNALRGGSDGATHSHAGVRLCAPIERPSNLVGISLNYAGHTEERGYDVPDEPIFFAKSPSSITDPDERIAYHDGVTNLRYEGEFGEEASDVDEDEAGIGDTVEVEGVGVLESQVTES; from the coding sequence ATGACGGAAATCGACGACCTCGACGCGCCCTCCGAGAACTTCCTCCGCGGAGACGCGGATCTCAACGCCCTCCGTGGGGGGAGCGACGGCGCGACGCACTCGCACGCGGGCGTGCGTCTCTGCGCTCCGATCGAGCGACCGAGCAATCTCGTCGGCATCAGTCTCAACTACGCTGGCCACACCGAAGAGAGGGGATACGACGTCCCCGACGAACCGATTTTCTTCGCCAAGTCGCCGTCCAGCATCACGGATCCGGACGAGAGGATCGCGTACCACGACGGCGTAACGAACCTCCGCTACGAGGGGGAGTTCGGCGAGGAGGCCAGCGACGTCGACGAGGACGAAGCCGGCATCGGTGACACCGTCGAAGTCGAGGGAGTCGGCGTCCTCGAAAGCCAGGTGACGGAGTCATGA
- a CDS encoding LLM class flavin-dependent oxidoreductase, whose translation MKFGVFLNQYYTEDGEFEVTDLFEQADVIEERGFDSIEVGERHVHEEGFAEAITTLAALAERTDTVELATTAVLPALYNPLHLAEQLAMIDRISGGRVTFGAALGYREDELEPFGVTMDDRVSMMLESMHLLKRFWSEDSVTHDGGNWSFDGAFVSPRPDGDIPVWVGGHADIAIKRAAYRGSGWIASASSTAEDLVKQIGVYEDALDEFDKDRSENDVILMRDCYVADSMEEAREAIEPYLLNLYQLYARWGQTYLDEHEVEVDYDELEEKFVIGTPEQCIEQLRTYEELGVDHVVLRCQFPGQPQESAVRCLERLGDDILPAFK comes from the coding sequence ATGAAGTTCGGCGTCTTCCTGAACCAGTACTACACCGAAGACGGCGAGTTCGAGGTGACCGACCTCTTCGAACAGGCCGACGTCATCGAGGAGCGCGGATTCGACTCCATTGAGGTCGGCGAACGCCACGTCCACGAGGAGGGGTTCGCCGAGGCGATCACGACGCTGGCCGCGCTCGCGGAGCGGACCGACACAGTCGAACTGGCGACGACGGCGGTGCTGCCCGCTCTGTACAACCCGCTGCACCTCGCCGAACAGCTCGCGATGATCGACCGCATCTCGGGCGGACGTGTCACGTTCGGCGCGGCGCTAGGCTACCGCGAAGACGAACTCGAACCGTTCGGCGTCACGATGGACGATCGCGTGTCGATGATGCTCGAGTCGATGCACCTCCTGAAGCGCTTCTGGTCCGAGGATAGCGTCACTCACGACGGGGGTAACTGGTCGTTCGACGGCGCGTTCGTCAGCCCGCGACCGGACGGCGACATCCCGGTCTGGGTCGGCGGTCACGCAGACATCGCGATCAAGCGCGCCGCGTACCGCGGCAGCGGCTGGATCGCGAGTGCGTCCTCTACTGCGGAAGATCTCGTGAAACAGATCGGCGTCTACGAGGACGCACTCGACGAGTTCGACAAGGACCGCAGCGAGAACGACGTGATCCTGATGCGGGACTGTTACGTCGCTGATTCGATGGAGGAAGCTCGCGAGGCGATCGAGCCGTATCTGCTCAACCTCTACCAGCTCTACGCCCGGTGGGGCCAGACGTACCTCGACGAGCACGAAGTGGAGGTAGACTACGACGAGTTAGAGGAGAAGTTCGTGATCGGAACGCCCGAACAGTGTATTGAGCAGCTCCGCACGTACGAGGAGTTGGGCGTCGATCACGTCGTCCTGCGGTGCCAGTTCCCGGGCCAGCCCCAGGAGTCCGCGGTCAGGTGCCTAGAGCGGCTCGGCGATGACATCCTTCCAGCCTTCAAGTAA
- a CDS encoding Gfo/Idh/MocA family protein yields the protein MSTIDVGYIGLNHHHTEPYLESLAQLPVEVTCACEPDEEIDTDSVEGLGDVTLYRSPAALLEDESPDLIWVTLSNADAPGVIIDAVERGVDVFTEKPVARTADELRPVVDAARESDATVGVSYSWRGHPIAQELRDRVRGGFFGDVRAFEARFLASRPEFRNTDHYLFDPQASRGGIVQWLGIHWIDLLPWILGDQIERVNAALDHRSDAIDVEDGGLLQLETASGAIGTLHCGYYLREGRYDTNIAVYGDEGRAEWDPIGATFGFDGQTTVELASTDDSWNGTPQRTITYDYEPTSGYGGEWGLEFLRAFLDAVENDRPVPVSLEDAASVLEVLDAVYASAGSGEWESVGDDRRVALEQD from the coding sequence ATGAGTACGATTGACGTCGGTTACATCGGACTAAATCACCATCATACGGAGCCATACCTCGAGAGCCTCGCGCAACTGCCAGTCGAAGTCACTTGCGCGTGCGAACCGGACGAGGAGATCGACACCGACAGCGTCGAGGGGCTCGGCGACGTCACCCTCTACCGGTCGCCGGCGGCGCTCCTCGAGGACGAGTCGCCCGACTTGATCTGGGTGACGTTGTCGAACGCGGACGCGCCGGGCGTCATCATCGATGCCGTCGAGCGGGGCGTAGACGTGTTCACCGAGAAGCCCGTGGCGCGAACCGCTGATGAATTGCGGCCCGTGGTCGACGCCGCTCGCGAGTCGGACGCGACAGTCGGAGTCTCGTACTCGTGGCGAGGCCACCCGATCGCGCAAGAGCTTCGCGATCGGGTTCGAGGAGGATTTTTCGGCGACGTCCGCGCCTTCGAGGCGCGGTTCCTCGCGTCCCGGCCGGAGTTCAGGAACACGGACCACTACCTCTTCGACCCGCAGGCGAGTCGCGGAGGGATCGTCCAATGGCTTGGCATCCACTGGATCGACTTGCTCCCCTGGATCCTCGGCGACCAAATCGAACGGGTCAACGCCGCGCTCGATCACCGATCGGACGCCATCGACGTCGAGGACGGCGGTCTCCTCCAGCTGGAGACAGCGTCGGGGGCAATCGGGACGCTACACTGCGGCTACTACCTCCGAGAGGGTCGCTACGACACGAACATCGCCGTCTACGGCGACGAGGGACGCGCCGAGTGGGACCCGATCGGGGCGACCTTCGGGTTCGACGGCCAGACGACGGTCGAACTCGCGTCGACGGACGACAGCTGGAACGGGACCCCCCAACGGACGATCACCTACGACTACGAGCCGACGTCCGGCTACGGCGGGGAGTGGGGCCTCGAGTTCTTGCGGGCGTTCCTCGACGCCGTCGAGAACGACCGCCCCGTCCCAGTCTCGCTCGAGGACGCCGCGTCCGTGCTGGAAGTGCTCGACGCCGTGTACGCGTCTGCCGGGTCCGGAGAGTGGGAGAGCGTCGGGGACGACCGCAGAGTGGCGCTCGAACAGGACTGA
- a CDS encoding neutral/alkaline non-lysosomal ceramidase N-terminal domain-containing protein, with amino-acid sequence MSGYGNRTGLSTGVHDPLKATALVLDDGAVAVGIVSVDLLNVSRELTRSVRRSLEERGVRLDQLVLAATHTHAGPHVPARALDVSPVLSADTDVSDTVDRIERRLVDALASAAERVEPAGLRIGHARETDAPRNRRAAGGIGGNVRMPAGPVDPEVTALLIETASGERTVVYNFACHPVCTTGDETLLSADWPGYARRRIEREHADATVLFLNGAAGEINPSGMDPERSGDAVYEYMERIGTTVGEAVLRAIDDAESSDDAIRRAPIWVDEARVGLPVKSTPPVEEIRKHVASLDEQLEQLERAGDEVGREKVFRDRQYARTLLAIAEWDATSLPTHIPYVEVGDLGVLGIPGEALVRHGLDLKAEARVSTLIPAGYANDYVGYVPTLADLESIGYEVRTAKIAPEAIVEFRRATRRLVGADDAL; translated from the coding sequence ATGAGTGGGTACGGCAACAGGACCGGCCTCTCTACCGGCGTCCACGATCCTCTCAAGGCGACCGCGCTCGTGCTGGATGACGGTGCAGTCGCCGTCGGGATCGTGTCCGTCGACCTGTTGAACGTCTCTCGGGAGCTCACGCGCAGCGTCCGCCGGTCGCTGGAGGAGCGGGGCGTCCGCCTCGATCAACTTGTGCTCGCGGCGACGCACACCCACGCCGGCCCCCACGTACCCGCCAGAGCGCTCGACGTCAGCCCCGTGCTCAGCGCCGACACCGACGTCAGCGATACCGTCGATCGAATCGAGCGGAGACTTGTCGACGCGCTCGCCAGCGCCGCCGAACGGGTCGAACCGGCCGGCCTCCGGATTGGTCACGCCCGCGAGACGGACGCGCCGCGAAACCGCCGCGCCGCCGGCGGCATCGGCGGCAACGTCCGGATGCCCGCCGGTCCGGTCGATCCGGAAGTGACCGCGCTACTGATCGAGACGGCTAGCGGAGAGCGGACCGTCGTGTACAACTTCGCGTGCCATCCGGTGTGTACGACCGGCGATGAGACGCTCCTGTCGGCGGACTGGCCGGGATACGCCCGGCGACGGATCGAACGCGAGCACGCCGACGCGACGGTCCTCTTCCTGAACGGCGCCGCGGGCGAAATCAATCCGAGTGGAATGGACCCCGAACGATCCGGCGACGCCGTCTATGAGTACATGGAGCGGATCGGAACGACCGTCGGGGAGGCCGTCCTCCGCGCGATCGACGACGCGGAGTCGTCGGACGATGCGATCCGGCGGGCGCCGATCTGGGTCGACGAGGCGCGCGTTGGGCTGCCGGTCAAGTCCACACCCCCCGTCGAGGAGATACGGAAACACGTCGCGTCGCTGGACGAGCAGCTCGAGCAACTCGAGCGCGCTGGCGACGAGGTCGGCCGCGAGAAGGTCTTCCGGGACCGGCAGTACGCTCGCACGTTGCTCGCGATCGCCGAGTGGGACGCGACATCGCTACCGACCCACATCCCGTACGTGGAGGTTGGCGATCTCGGCGTGCTCGGTATCCCGGGGGAAGCACTCGTTCGACACGGCCTTGACCTCAAGGCCGAGGCGCGTGTTTCGACGCTCATCCCGGCCGGATACGCGAACGACTACGTCGGCTACGTGCCGACGCTGGCGGACCTCGAGTCGATCGGGTACGAAGTCCGGACGGCGAAGATCGCTCCCGAAGCGATTGTCGAGTTCCGCAGGGCGACGCGACGACTCGTCGGTGCCGACGACGCCCTCTAA
- a CDS encoding YIP1 family protein, translating to MDSRLVTNPQAFVERQSKYPGIRTQSLIVLCVGLAFALQHLGNVFLLDEAYERVSAPIWVLTVTDLAVPFLIWGAVTVAIYVVARLFEGYFPPGLLFRLTGWGMAPLIGAGLVRNAGLLYALRDATPPAELSFSGFQRSYEVYQTYMDGATTDPALAIGVLLAVPFVLYSGHIWATVVEHISDVTRRESYYVAAIPTALCLLWVASPYLL from the coding sequence ATGGATTCACGACTGGTTACCAACCCGCAAGCGTTCGTCGAGCGACAGTCGAAGTACCCCGGCATCCGGACCCAGAGCCTGATCGTGCTCTGCGTCGGGCTGGCGTTCGCCCTGCAACACCTCGGCAACGTGTTCTTGCTCGACGAGGCTTACGAGCGCGTCTCGGCCCCTATCTGGGTACTCACAGTTACCGACCTGGCAGTGCCGTTCCTCATCTGGGGCGCCGTCACGGTCGCGATCTACGTCGTCGCTCGACTCTTCGAGGGGTACTTCCCGCCGGGTCTACTCTTCCGTCTTACGGGCTGGGGGATGGCCCCGTTGATCGGCGCCGGACTTGTGCGGAACGCGGGACTGCTCTACGCGCTTCGTGACGCGACGCCGCCCGCAGAATTGTCGTTCTCAGGATTCCAGCGCTCCTACGAGGTCTACCAGACCTACATGGATGGCGCGACGACCGATCCGGCGCTCGCGATCGGCGTCCTGCTGGCAGTCCCGTTCGTGCTGTACAGCGGGCACATCTGGGCGACCGTCGTCGAGCACATCAGCGACGTCACCCGCCGCGAGTCGTACTACGTCGCGGCCATCCCGACGGCGCTGTGCCTCCTCTGGGTCGCCTCGCCGTACCTGCTGTAA
- a CDS encoding ABC transporter substrate-binding protein, which produces MIGATGAGAAGMLAGCFGSSSGGDSSEFVSAILGTQEDLQFNPHNLTLTPDWSSNYAVYVTGAIDVRTHGEYLPVGVTDWTIENQQLRATMQDSLTWHNGDPVTAEDYARSFKLAVLANEPISQYIDDAREDVYAEDDTTLVIDMDDTYNPAGLLSNSLVGVLIFAHEELYGGIIDQYEDAGSEDQISNVQTELVEMNVRGEDLEPYACGPFELDEIDTQGARFTVYEDYPWSDIQQNLEENYDVDLSDYPDELDYESQFSRFFSERPSLDQAAINGEIDGTDGIEIDDQNELENAYPDDADYIPIISGWTDAFVFNWRNGEHADMWRDARVRKAFAHIIDFEGVTRQYHGSWGEIDNNFDGMSPPMTSSVSDGFHDSLTTYEQDHDRAAELLREAGLTKEGGQWYKPNGEQFVAPWKAPSNVQYQQDGMEYAASNLSEFGIESNVETVEGTTYFGETIPQLDYELARGYIGFSNVVTGWRLTWLRYDAENQSEEPFSYYLQEPYGEPGLEVPPIGEPDSSDTIEVDPVALFEELQHTTDEARVTEISETLSWAYNQTVPKLPAGAGAYPWYMNSSWSYPDQLGEDRLSGLMPFTYSLPQIGAISAPDE; this is translated from the coding sequence ATGATCGGTGCAACCGGCGCAGGCGCCGCCGGGATGCTGGCGGGTTGCTTCGGGAGTAGCAGCGGCGGCGACTCCAGCGAGTTCGTCTCCGCGATCCTCGGGACGCAAGAGGACCTGCAGTTCAATCCGCACAACCTCACGCTCACTCCCGACTGGTCTTCGAATTACGCGGTATACGTGACCGGGGCGATCGACGTTCGAACGCACGGAGAGTACCTTCCGGTTGGCGTAACCGACTGGACGATCGAGAACCAGCAACTGCGGGCCACGATGCAGGACTCCCTGACCTGGCACAACGGGGATCCGGTCACCGCAGAGGACTACGCTCGGAGCTTCAAGCTGGCGGTGCTCGCGAACGAACCGATCTCGCAGTACATCGACGACGCCCGGGAAGACGTATACGCCGAGGACGATACGACTCTCGTCATCGACATGGACGACACGTACAACCCGGCGGGCCTCCTGAGCAATTCGCTTGTCGGGGTTCTGATCTTCGCCCACGAAGAGCTCTACGGCGGCATCATCGATCAGTACGAAGACGCCGGCTCGGAGGACCAGATCAGTAACGTCCAAACTGAGCTCGTCGAGATGAACGTCCGCGGCGAGGACCTGGAACCGTACGCGTGCGGCCCCTTCGAACTCGACGAGATCGATACGCAGGGAGCGCGGTTCACCGTCTACGAGGATTACCCCTGGTCCGATATCCAGCAAAATCTGGAGGAAAACTATGACGTCGATCTCTCGGATTATCCCGACGAACTGGACTACGAGAGCCAGTTTAGCCGCTTCTTCTCGGAACGGCCGAGCCTGGATCAGGCGGCTATCAACGGGGAAATCGACGGTACCGACGGCATCGAGATCGACGACCAGAACGAACTCGAGAACGCATACCCCGACGATGCCGACTACATTCCGATCATCTCCGGGTGGACCGACGCATTCGTCTTCAACTGGCGGAACGGCGAACACGCCGACATGTGGCGCGACGCCCGCGTGCGGAAGGCGTTCGCCCACATCATCGACTTCGAGGGGGTCACCCGACAGTATCACGGGAGCTGGGGTGAGATCGACAACAACTTCGACGGGATGTCCCCGCCCATGACGTCGTCGGTCAGCGACGGCTTCCACGACAGCCTGACGACCTACGAGCAGGATCACGACCGGGCCGCCGAACTACTCCGGGAGGCCGGCCTGACGAAGGAAGGCGGCCAGTGGTACAAGCCCAACGGCGAACAGTTCGTCGCCCCCTGGAAAGCGCCGTCGAACGTCCAGTACCAGCAGGACGGGATGGAGTACGCCGCGTCAAACCTCTCGGAGTTCGGCATCGAATCCAACGTCGAAACCGTCGAAGGGACGACGTACTTCGGCGAGACCATCCCGCAACTCGACTACGAACTCGCCCGCGGGTACATCGGCTTCTCCAACGTCGTCACGGGCTGGCGGCTCACCTGGCTCCGCTACGACGCGGAGAACCAGAGCGAGGAGCCGTTCTCGTACTATCTGCAAGAGCCCTATGGCGAACCCGGTCTCGAAGTGCCGCCAATCGGCGAGCCCGACAGCAGCGACACGATCGAGGTCGACCCCGTGGCGCTGTTCGAAGAGCTACAGCACACGACCGACGAGGCGCGCGTGACCGAGATCTCCGAGACGCTCTCCTGGGCGTACAACCAGACGGTGCCCAAGCTCCCCGCCGGCGCGGGGGCTTACCCCTGGTACATGAACAGCTCGTGGAGCTATCCGGATCAGCTCGGCGAGGATCGCCTCTCGGGTCTCATGCCGTTCACGTACTCGCTCCCGCAGATCGGCGCTATCTCCGCCCCCGACGAGTAA